In a genomic window of bacterium:
- a CDS encoding VanW family protein: MKNSRQLTILLGLSAMTLAVVGALYAARPYQVRMAAFVTDLSPRSFAQRRNIEKASLSFSETVLKSGETFSLNAAAGPYTPERGFMSERGYSEGRAIPTSGGGVCQVASTLFNAARTAGLEILERMPHTGPVSSVPSGDDATVVYGYADLKLRNPHPYPVKIVSRIGHDQLRVEIWGKEKPHEPL, from the coding sequence ATGAAAAACTCGCGACAGCTAACAATTTTGCTTGGTCTTTCCGCGATGACTCTCGCCGTGGTCGGGGCGCTCTACGCCGCCCGGCCCTATCAGGTCCGGATGGCGGCCTTCGTCACCGATCTGAGCCCGCGGAGCTTTGCCCAGCGCCGCAACATCGAGAAGGCCAGCCTGTCGTTTTCCGAAACCGTCCTGAAGAGCGGCGAAACTTTTTCGCTCAATGCCGCCGCCGGTCCTTACACGCCTGAGCGAGGTTTTATGAGCGAGCGCGGCTATTCGGAAGGCCGGGCCATCCCCACCAGCGGCGGCGGCGTCTGCCAAGTGGCTTCGACCCTGTTCAACGCCGCCCGTACCGCCGGCCTCGAGATCCTCGAGCGGATGCCTCACACCGGCCCGGTGTCCTCGGTGCCTTCAGGTGACGACGCCACCGTGGTCTACGGTTATGCCGATTTAAAGTTACGCAACCCCCATCCCTATCCGGTGAAGATCGTCTCCCGGATCGGCCATGATCAACTTCGGGTCGAGATCTGGGGGAAGGAGAAACCGCATGAGCCTCTCTAA